The DNA sequence GCCGTCGGGGCCCCGGTGGCCTCGGCGAGTGCGGTCAGCGCCTGCCAGTGGTCGAAGTGCTGGTGGCTGGTGACGATCAGTGCCACGTCCGGGGCGTACTCGCGCACCAGCGCGACCAGGTTCTCGGCGTCGTTGGCCGCGTCGATCAGCAGCGTCTTGCCGGTGTTGGTGCACGTCACCAGGTAGGCGTTGTTGTCCATCGGGCCCACCGAGGCCTTGATGATGGTGGCCCCGGGCAGGGTGCGCCGTGCCGCGGTGCCGGGCTCGACGTGTCCGGTGTAGTTGTCGTCAACCGCGATCTGGGAGGTCATGTCCGTCACGGTACTGGCCCTGAGCTGGTTGTCGGTAGCGCCACCTAGCATGGACCCGTGGCTGACCGGCTGATCGTCAAGGGTGCGCGGGAACACAATCTGCGCAGTGTGGATCTGGACCTGCCGCGCGACGCGTTGATCGTGTTCACCGGGCTGTCCGGATCGGGTAAATCCTCGCTGGCCTTCGACACGATCTTCGCCGAGGGCCAGCGCCGCTACGTCGAATCCCTGTCGGCCTACGCCCGCCAGTTCCTCGGCCAGATGGACAAGCCCGACGTCGACTTCATCGAGGGTCTCTCGCCGGCGGTGTCCATCGACCAGAAGTCCACCAACCGCAACCCGCGCTCGACGGTCGGCACCATCACCGAGGTCTATGACTACCTGCGGCTGCTCTACGCCCGGGCCGGGGCCCCGCACTGCCCGGTCTGTGGCGAGCGGATCGCCCGGCAGACCCCGCAGCAGATCGTGGACCAGGTGCTGGCCATGGACGAGGGACTGCGGTTCCAGGTGCTGGCGCCGGTGGTGCGCACCCGCAAGGGGGAATTCGCCGATCTCTTCGAGAAGCTAAACACCCAGGGCTACAGCCGGGTGCGGGTGGACGGCGTGGTGCATTCGCTGACCGATCCGCCCAAGCTCAAGAAGCAGGAGAAGCACGACATCGAGGTGGTCGTGGACCGTCTCACTGTCAAGGAGTCGGCCAAGCAGCGGCTCACCGACTCGGTGGAGACCGCGCTGGGCCTGGCCGACGGCATCGTGGTGCTGGAGTTTGTCGACCGGGATGACGATCACCCCCATCGCGAGCAGCGGTTCTCCGAGAAGCTGGCCTGCCCCAACGGGCACGCGCTGTCGGTCGACGACCTGGAGCCGCGGTCGTTCTCGTTCAACTCGCCCTACGGTGCCTGCCCAGAATGCGTGGGCCTGGGCATCCGCAAGGAGGTCGACGCCGACCTGGTGGTGCCCGACCCGGATCGCACCCTGGCCGAGGGCGCGGTGGTGCCCTGGTCGATGGGCCCCACCAGCGAGTACTTCACCCGGATGATGGCCAGCCTCGGTGAGGCGATGGGCTTCGACGTCGACACCCCGTGGCGCAAGCTGCCGGCCAAGGCCCGCAAGGCGATCCTGGAGGGCTCCGACGAGCAGGTGCATGTCCGCTACCGCAACCGCTATGGCCGGACCCGCTCGTACTACACCGATTTCGAAGGTGTGATGGCGTTCCTGCAACGCAAGATGGAGCAGACCGAATCCGAGCAGATGAAGGAGCGCTACGCCGGGTTCATGCGTGACGTGCCGTGCCCGGAATGCGCCGGCACCCGGCTCAAGCCGGAGATCCTGGCGGTGACGCTGGCCGCGGGCGACTACGGCAGCAAGTCCATTGCGCAGGTCAGTGAGCTGTCGATCGCGGACTGCTCGGACTTCCTCAACGCGTTGACCCTGGGCCCGCGCGAGCAGGCCATCGCCGGGCAGGTGCTCAAAGAGATCCAGTCCCGGCTGAGCTTCCTGCTCGACGTCGGCCTGGAGTATCTGACGCTGTCCCGGGCTGCCGGAACCCTGTCCGGTGGTGAGGCGCAACGCATTCGGCTGGCCACCCAGATCGGCTCGGGCCTGGTCGGGGTGCTCTACGTGCTCGACGAGCCGTCGATCGGGCTGCACCAGCGGGACAACCGCCGACTGATCGAGACTCTGGTTCGGCTGCGCGATCTCGGCAACACCCTGATCGTCGTCGAGCACGACCTGGACACCATCGCCCACGCCGACTGGATCGTCGACATCGGCCCGGCGGCCGGCGAGCACGGCGGCAAGATCGTGCACAGCGGGCCGTATGCCGAACTGCTCGCCAACCCGGATTCGATCACCGGGGGCTACCTGTCCGGCGCGAAAACCATTGCGGTGCCGCAAATTCGTCGCACGGTGGACCCCAAGCGCCAACTCGGAGTGGTCGGCGCGCGCGAGCACAACCTGGCCGGCGTCGACGTGGCGTTTCCGCTCGGGGTGCTCACCGCGGTGACCGGGGTGTCCGGCTCGGGCAAGTCGACGCTGGTCAACGACATTCTGGCGACGGTGCTGGCCAACAAACTCAACGGCGCCCGGCTGGTGCCTGGCCGGCACACCCGGATCACCGGGCTCGACCACCTGGACAAGCTGGTACGGGTCGACCAGTCACCGATCGGGCGCACCCCGCGGTCGAACCCGGCCACCTACACCGGGGTGTTCGACAAGATCCGCACCCTGTTCGCCGCCACCACCGAGGCCAAGGTCCGCGGCTATCAGCCGGGCCGATTCTCGTTCAACGTCAAGGGCGGACGCTGCGAGGCGTGCACCGGCGACGGCACCATCAAGATCGAGATGAACTTCCTGCCCGACGTCTACGTGCCCTGCGAGGTCTGCCACGGTGCCCGCTACAACCGCGAGACCCTGGAGGTGCACTACAAGGGCAAGACCATCGCCGAGGTGCTGGACATGTCGATCGAGGAGGCGGCGGATTTCTTCGAGCCGATCACCGGCATCCACCGCTACCTGCGCACCCTGGTCGACGTCGGGCTCGGGTATGTGCGGCTGGGCCAGCCGGCGCCGACGCTGTCCGGCGGGGAGGCGCAGCGGGTGAAGCTGGCCTCCGAGCTGCAGAAGCGGTCCACCGGCCGGACCGTCTATATCCTCGACGAGCCCACCACCGGACTGCATTTCGAGGACATCGCCAAACTGCTGGGCGTCATCAACGGCCTTGTCGACAAAGGCAATACGGTGATCGTCATCGAGCACAACCTGGACGTGATCAAGACCGCGGACTGGATCGTCGACATGGGCCCCGAAGGCGGGGCCGGCGGTGGGACGGTGGTGGCCACCGGTACCCCGGAGGACGTCGTGGGCGTGCCGGAGAGCTATACCGGCAAGTTTCTCGCCGAAATCCTGGGCGCACCGGCCAAGCCGGCCAAAGCCGTCAAGCGCCGTCGCAAGGCCAGCGCTTAGGGTCTGTCTGGGCTAAGCCGGCTCAGCGCCGAGGCTGACTCGCAGGTGCCGCACGACAGCGTCGGCAACAGCCTCGATCGGCTCCGTCTTGCCCGCGGAGACCCAATCGGTGAGCCAAATCTGCAAGGCCGAGATGACCAGTGCCGCAGCGATTCGCGGAGGCAGGTGGGCGATCTGACCAGCTTCCACGGCGATTTCGGCCGCTCGGGTGATCATGTCCATACCCGTTCGCCACGCTGCTCGTTGACCCCCTCGGCCCAGTTCGGCTGAGGCCGATGCCCAGCTCAGGCCCTCATTGATGTGCAGCTGCAGAAAGTGCGGGTGTGCTGCGAAGAACTCGACCTCGGCACGCGCTCCGACCAGGATCGCCTCTAGCGGGGAGTCGATTTCATCGGTGCGTACGCGCACGGCGGCGACGAACGCCTGCATGCGCGCGGCATTGAGGACATCCCAGATTTCGTCTTTGCCGCCGAAGTGCTTGTAGACCGTCGCCAGTGACACTCCGGCGGTCTTGGCGATGTCACTCACCCGTGCGTCGGCGAAGCCGGTGCGACTGAACTCGTACTCGGCTGCCGCCACGATCTGCTGTTGGTACATGGCCCTGCGTGCGTCGGCCATGTCAGCGATCGGCGGCGTGGATCGGTTCGTTGCCATGGCCGCCCCCTGCTCTCGATCGACCGTTGGCCCAGTGTCCACGAGGTGCTACGGTCCCACAGTAATCATGATTCTGTTTAACAGAGTCATTATTACTACATAACTCGATCGGAATTGGGAGAGGTGCGCCGATGGCGACCGCTGAGCTGAGCCGGGAGAACTTGCCGCAGATTTCGGCGACACTTCCGCGGTCGCGCGGACTGCGCATCGTATGGATCGTGGCGTTCGGCTCGCTGGCTTTGGCGTTTCCGATATACAGCTACTTGGCATTTCACAGCAGCGTCGACCGTCCCTTCATCGCCGACGCCATGGCTGTGCAGGCGACCGCTGCCTACTTCCTGGGCATTTTTGCGGCGTTCCTGCCGCTACCGTCGCTTCGGGCCTGGACCCGATTTCAACGCCTCCAGGCGGTGGTTCTCCCGTTCGTGATCTGCTCCTACGTCACGCATCTGACTTGGGAGCTCGGCTGGCTGATCCTGCACAAGGCCATCGCCGGGGCGCGCGATGCCGCGTGGGCGTATCCCTGGTGGAACTACATCGACGGCGGCGACCTGCGCTATCTGCACGCCGAACCCAACTTCTTGATGATCGAGGTGCTGTCGGTGATCAACGCCTGTGTCGGCGTCACCGGACTGATCCTGCTGTTCCGGTCCAAGTTCACCGACTACCGGGGAACCCTGCTGGTGATGTCGACAGCCGTCACGCACACCGTCCTGACCTGGTATTACTACGGCACCGAGATCATCGCCGGCTTCCCGTCGATCAATACCGACAGCTTCATGGATCTGGGTGTCAAGTTCGTTCTGCTGAACGGCCCGTGGTTGATCGCGCCCTGGCTGGTACTGGCCTGGGGGTACGCGATGCTCAAGAAGCAGTTCACCACTTCGGGAAACTACGCCGTCAGCGCTGCGCCGCCTTCACCAGCGGCGACGGGAACCGCGGCGGCACCCGCACCCCGTCCAGCCACTCGGTGAGCTCCTGCGCCCGCTTGGCCAACACAGAGCGGGCCTGGGGGCCCGGGTCTTCGAGCAGCTGCAGTTGCACCTCGGCGGCCGCATTCTGATACCAGCCGCCGACGATCCGGCCGTCCCACCACACCGTGGGCCCGGCGTTGCCGTTGTTGTCGAAGAGCTGGCCGCGGTGCTCGCCCAGGTACCAGTCGCGCTGGTACCAACCCATGGTGGTGACGTCGAGGCCCGGCAGCAGCGCACCCCACGGCTCCGCGTCGGGTTCGGGCTCCAGGTCGTCGTCCAGCGCGTAACCGGGCGTGCCGTGCAGGTCGACGTCGACGGCGCCGATCTCACTCAACGCCTTGCGGACCACTGTCTTGGTAGTGCCGAACCACCACTTGATGTCCTCGGCGGTGGCCGGGCCGAACGCCCGTAGCCAGGTTCGGATCAGCTGGGTCTGCGCCGGCTCGGCGGTCATCGGCGCGCCGAGTGCACCGAGCCAGCGTGTCGCGGTCGTCCACTGCGGCCGCGACGACGTCCAGCCGCCGTCGTTGGGACCCCGCACGATGTGGCCCTGCGCGCCCAGCACGGTCAGCGCGCGCGGCGCCAGATGGGTCTGGCCCCCGTAGGATTTTCCGGGCGCGGGATCATAGGTGCCGGCCAGCTCGGGCAGGGCCGCGCGGAGTGCGATGCTGCTGGCCGGCCCGTTCTCATCGAGGTGCCGTAGTACCGCGGCCGCGGCCTGGGTCAGCCATTTTTCCCCGTCATCGGCCACGCCCGCTTTGGCCACATCGGCGATCAGCTTGCGTCGTTCGGTGTCGGCCACCCGGTCGCTGGCCGCGGCTTGCACGGCGGGCAGATCGGCGGGATCGAACACCCACAGTGTTCGGCGCATCGCCAGATGCTTGACCAATGAACGTTTTTCATACAGGGCGTCGTTCAGGTCGGCCACCGCGAACCCCGAGCGCCGCGCCCACAGCGACAAGTACGGGGTGGCGGGATCGGTGGCGTGCAGCCCGACCAGCGTTGCCGCGATCCGGTCGATCGGTTCGTCAGTGGTGTCAGGCGCAAGAAAATGTCTGCGCGCCAAACGGTTTCGCCGCTCGGCGATAGTGAAGCTCCGCACCGGTCAGTGCTCATCCTCGTGCATCGACTTGCGGATCTGCTCCAGCCGGTCGGCGGCCGCACGCTGGCGTTCCTCGAACTGCTTCTCGAGGGTGCGGCCGTCCGGTGTTTCGGAATCCAGCTCCTGGGCGCCGATCGAGGTCTCATAGCGGCGCTCGATCTTCTCGCGCACCGAATCGAACGTCGGCACGCCGGTGGCGTCGTAACCGCTGCCGGCCTGCGGGTCGCTCGGATCGTCACCCATGGTGGCCACGTTACCGCCGGCGATCGAAGTAGCAGGCCCATTCCTCGAGTGCGCGGTTTGGTACGCAGAACGGCCGATTTTCGAACCAAAACGTACACTCGGCGAATCTCGATGCGGCCGCTGTCGCTCAGAGCCGGGCACAACACCATATGGTCGAAACCCGGACCAGCATCGCCTCCTCACATGCTCGGGAAAGCGACCGGCGCCACCCCCGGGGTGCTCAGCCGGGCGGCCAGCCACGGCAGCGCGTGGGTGAACGCCCTGCCGGCGAACGGCCAGTCATGTTGGCCCGGTTCGATGACTACGGCACAGTCGATGCCGTTGGCCTGGCCGAGCGAGCACAGCGACCTCGCGGCGGCCAGCTGACCGCCGATATCGTTCGCCGCGGCGCTGCCGTCGACCGCGAACCACCCCGAAACCCCGGAATACCGGCCGTGCTTGGCGATCACCGTCGACGGGTCGAACGCCGCCCAGGCGTCGGCGCTGCCGCCGAACAGTCGATGGATGGTCTGGGATCGGGTTCCCGCGTTGGGACTCAGATCGCCGGCGATGTCGACAAAGGCGCTGAACTTGTCGGGGTGCATCGCGGTCAGGTCGACCGCGCAGGTGCCGCCCATGGACCAGCCGACCAGACCCCACTGCGACGGTTCGGGGCTGACCCCGAAGTGCGAGATCATGTACGGCGCCACGTCTTCGGTGAGATAGTCGGCGGCGTTGCCGCGCGGGCCGTTGACGCACTCGGTGTCGTTGTTGAAGGAGCCACCCGAGTCGACGAACACTAGCACCGGTGCATTGCCGTGGTGCGCGGCCGCGAAGTCGTCGGCGGCATTGATCGCGCCCCCGGAGCGCAGCCAGTCGGCGGGTGTGTTGAACTCGCCGCCGATCATCATCACGACCGGCAGCGCCGGCGGTGGATTCTGGGCGAACCACGCCGGAGGCAGGTACACCAGTTCGCCGCGATGCTTGAAATGCGAAGCGTCGGCGGGAATCGTCACCTGCAGCACGCGGCCGCGCGCGGGCAGGGTGCCCGAGCCGGCTATCGCATCCACCGCGGCCATGTCGCTCTGGTCGGGCAGCGGCCCCGACGTCAGGTCGTCCCAGGCGCTCTGCACGGTCGGGAAGTAACCGACCCAGGCGTTGAGGGTCAGTGCCGCACTGACCAGACACAGCGGCACCGCCAGCAGGGCGACGCCGCGTCGCCACCAGGCCGCACCGCGCCAGCCCAAGATCAGCAGCGCCGCGGCGGCGCCGGTCAACGCGACCCACACCCACAGGGTGAGCGGCGGCGGCTGACCGGACAGCCCGTCGTCGGTGACGAACCAGTACGCGCACCCCGCCCCAGCGAGCCCCAGGACGCCGATCAGCGGCAGCCGCCACAGCCAGCGGCGCGACCGCCAGCCCACGGCCAGAACCAGCGACAACACCGCCGCCGCCTGCACCGTGACCGGAATCCAGCCATGCATCAGCGAGGTGTGTTCGCCACTCGCCAGGATCACCCCTCCATGATGGACCGGAATGCGGCTCAACGCGGCTTGGCCAGCGGGAACGGCAGTGTGTCCCGGATGCTGTGGCCGGTGATGAGCATGACGACGCGGTCCACGCCCATGCCCAGCCCGCCGGTCGGCGGCATCGCGTACTCCATGGCCTGCAGGAAGTCCTCGTCGAGTTCCATGGCCTCGGGGTCCCCGCCGGCGGCCAGCAGCGACTGCTGGAGCAGCCGGCGGCGCTGCTCCACCGGATCGGTGAGCTCGCTGTAGGCGGTGCCCAGCTCCACGCCCCACGCCACCAGGTCCCACCGCTCGGCCACCCCGGGCTTGCTGCGGTGCGGCCGGGTCAGCGGCGACACCGAGGTGGGGAAGTCGGTATAGAACGTGGGCTGCTCAGTGCGGGCCTCGACCAGGTGCTCGTAGAGTTCCAGCACCACCGCCCCGGCATCCCACTGCCGCAGGTAGTGGACGCCGGCACCGTCGCATAGCCGGCGCAGCGTGGCCAGATCGGTGCCGGCGTCGATCTGCTCGCCGAGCGCATCGGACACCGCGTCGTGCACGGTGCGTACCGGCCACTGCCCGGAGATATCGACCGCTTCGAGCTTGTCGTCGGCCCCTGGCCGCATCACGACCGGGGCACCGTTGGCCGCTACCGCGGCGTTCTGGATCAGCTCGCGGGCCCCGTCGATCCAGGCCAGGTAGTCGCCGTGGGCCTGGTAGGCCTCCAGCAGGGTGAACTCCGGGTTGTGGCTGTAGTCGACGCCCTCGTTGCGAAACGCCCGGCCCAGCTCGAATACCCGCTCCACCCCGCCCACACACAGTCGCTTGAGGTAGAGCTCCGGGGCGATCCGCAGATACAGGTCCAGGTCGTAGGCGTTGATGTGGGTGACGAACGGGCGCGCGTTGGCCCCGCCGTGCAGTTGCTGCAGGATCGGGGTCTCGACCTCCAGAAACCCCTTGGCGAACAAGGTGTCCCGGATCGAGCGCAGCACATTGCTGCGGGCCGAGATCAGTTCGCGAGCTTCGGTGTTGATCGCCAGGTCCACATAGCGGGCCCGCACCCGGGCCTCGGGGTCGGTCAGCCCCTTCCATTTGTCGGGCAGGGGGCGCAGGCATTTGCCGACCAGCCGCCAGCGCGCCACCAGTAGCGACGGTGTCCCGTTGCGGCTGCGCCCCATCCGGCCGGTCGCCTCGACCAGGTCGCCCAGATCGACACCCGCGCTGAAGTCCGCGGCGCGCGCGTCGCCGTCGGCCTGCGCGAGCACCGAATCATCGAGCAGCAACTGCACCTCACCGGACCAGTCCCGCAGCTGGGCGAACAGCACCCCGCCGTAGTCACGCATCCGCAACACCCGCCCGGCCACCGACACGGTCTCCGCGGTGTCGCTGGCCAGGGCTTGGGTCACACTGTGGCTGGGCGCGACGCCCACCGGGTAGGCGTCGACGCCGCTGTCCTGCAACGACTTCAGCTTGGCCATTCGGACCCGGACCTGTTCGGGGAGCCGGGGCAGCGTCTCGGCGGGCTCGATGAACTCGCGGGCGGCACCGCCGTCGATGGTGTCAGGTGCGGTCCCGTCGCTGTGCAGCCGCCCGGAGGCGGCCACCGTCGGCGGCACGGCGGAGTGGTGTCCGGTGTGCTGTTCGTTGCGCCGCGAGAAGGGCAGCACCAGAAAGCCTTCGGCGATCACCGAGGCCACCCCGACGCGGGGGATCAGCCGTGCGTCCTCGTAGCAGGCATAGCGAGGCACCCATTCCGGCCGGTACTTCATGTTCGACCGGTACAGCGTCTCCAGCTGCCACCAGCGGGAAAAGAACATCAGCAGTCGCCGCCATAGTCGCAGCACCGGCCCGGCGCCCAGCTGCGCGCCCTGCTCGAACGCGGCCCGAAACATCGCGAAGTTCAACGAGATCCGGCTGACGCCGATGGTGGTGGCCTGCAGCGCCAGCTCGCTGACCATCAATTCGATGGTGCCGTTGGGGGATTGCGGGGAGCGGCGCATCAGGTCCAGCGACACCCCGTTGTGCCCCCACGGCACCAGCGACAGCATGGCCACGACCTCCCCGGTGCGCGGATCGCCGCGTACCGCCTCGACCAGCAGGCAGTCGGCGTCGGCCGGGTCGCCGAGGCGGCCCAGCGCCATGGAGAACCCGCGCTCGGATTCGGTGTCGCGCCAGGCGTCGGCGTGTTCGATGACGCGGGCCATCTCGTCGGCGCCGATCTCACCGTGCCGGCGCATCCGCACCGTCAGACCCGAGCGGCGGGCCCGGGTGACCGCCTGGCGCACCCCGCGCATGTCCGGTCCGGACAACTTGAATTCCGAGGGCCGCAAGATCGCCTCGTCGCCCAATTCCAGAGCGCTCAAGCCGGCGTCGCGGTAGGCCTGCGCGCCGGCGTGACTGGCGCCCATGACCCCGGGCGCCCAGCCATAGACCTTGCAGATCCGCAGCCAGGTGCCGATGGCCTGCGGCCACGCCCTCGGGTCGCCCACCGGGTCGCCGCTGGCCAGACAGACGCCCACCTCGACCCGGTAGGTGACCGCGGCGCGCCCGTTGGGGGCGAACACCACCGACTTGTCCCGGCGGGTGGCGAAGTAGCCCAGCGAGTCGTTCTGACCGTACTGCTCGAGCAAACCGCGGATCGCCGACTCGTCTTCGCCGGTCAGCGCGTTGTCGGCGCGCTGGGACAAAAACAGCACGATCGCCGCCGCGATCAGGGCCAGCGCCCCGAGCAGCCCGCACAGGGCGCGCAGCCCGAGATCCGGTTTGCCGGGGAAGAAGTCCGGCTCGAGCAGCCCGAAGCCGACCACCCGGTTCACCACGTAGGGCAGTCGCAGGGGGCGTGTCACCGTGCCGGGGAACAGCTCGATGAGGCCCCAGCACAGCAGGATCGCCACCGTCCAGCTGGCGACCAGCGTGGCGGCCGACTTGAGTAGGGCTCCGCGCCGCACTTTGGCCCAGAACTCGCCGCGCGCTGCCACCAGCACCACGATCGCGACCACGTGCAGCACCAGCCCCGCGAGGCCGCTGATGACTTGGAAACGGTCGGAGGTGTCCGACACCAGCCGGCTGACGTTCCAGCCGCCGGCCACCACCAGGTTGGCGATCAGCAACCACCAGGCGATGCGTTTATGTGCGCTGAGCGCTGCGGCCAGCAAGGCCAGGACGAATGCCCAGGCCAGGCTGGTGTCGGGGAAATTGAACAGGTATCTGTCGATGAACTCCCGAGGCTCCCGGATCGCCCAACGGATCACCGGTGACATGCTCGCCAGCAGCGACAACGTGGCGGCGATACCGACAGCCCAAGCGGCGGCGGAGGGCACCCAGTGGAAGCGGGTGTTCGAGCGGCTGCGCGAGCGCGGCACGGGCGGCACTGTCAGGGTCATAGCCCGCGAGAATAAGCAGAAAAGCCGCGAAAAATATGTGAGGAATCGCCGGTGGGTGTGATCGCCGGGAGGAAGCAGCCCTGAACTGCTGCTAGACTCGCTTTCGCGACCGTCCCGGCGTACGCCAGGACAGCAAGTGGAGTTCCCTCCCACCACTAGCCAAGGAGCAATCCTTGAAGGCTCAGTGGTCCGGTCGCAGGCGGTTTAACCGCCTGCTCTGCGCACTGCGCAGGCGGCTTGAGCTATTCAGGCCGTGATCGGTCGGTATGGGCCCTGCTTCGTGCAGGGCTTTTTTGCTGGTGGGTGGGGTCAGCGCCGCTGCGTCCGGACGAGCACTGCGGCGGCCGCGACCGAAGACTACCCAAGGAGGTCCCATCAGCACTGAGATCCGCGTCAACGAGCGCATTCGTGTACCTGAGGTTCGTTTGATCGGCCCGGGCGGGGAGCAGGTAGGCATTGTGCGCATCGAAGATGCGCTTCGCGTCGCCGCGGATGCCGATCTTGATCTTGTCGAAGTCGCACCGACCGCCAAACCGCCGGTCTGCAAGATCATGGACTACGGCAAGTACAAGTACGAGGCGGCTCAGAAGGAGCGCGAGTCTCGCAAGAACCAGCAGCAGACCGTCGTCAAGGAACAGAAGCTGCGTCCCAAGATCGACGACCACGACTATGCGACGAAGAAGGGCCACGTGGTCCGCTTCCTCGAAGCCGGGGCCAAGGTCAAGGTGACGATCATGTTCCGCGGCCGTGAGCAGTCCCGGCCCGAACTCGGCTACCGCCTGCTGCAGCGGTTGGGCGCCGACGTCGCCGAGTACGGCTTCGTCGAGACCTCCGCCAAGCAAGACGGACGCAACATGACGATGGTGCTGGCACCGCACCGCGGCGCGAAAACCCGTGCCAAGGCTGCAGAGGACGCCGGTGGAGGCGCGGTTCACCCCGCACCTGCCACCGCTCCCGCCCCCGCGGCGGACGCGGCCGAGCAGCAGCCCGAGAACTGAAAACCCGACAGCAGAACTGAGGAAACATGCCCAAGGCGAAAACCCACAGCGGCGCTTCGAAGCGATTCCGTCGCACCGGAACCGGCAAGATCGTCCGGCAGAAGGCGAACGCCCGCCACCTGCTCGAGCACAAGCCGAGCACCCGCACCCGTCGTCTGGCCGGCCGCACCGTGGTGGCTGCCAACGACACCAAGCGCGTCAACGCGATGCTGAACGGCTAATTGCCGCTTTTCTGGCACCGCAATCCCCTTACGCCCAACGAGAGTAGGAACACCCCATGGCACGCGTGAAGCGCGCAGTCAACGCCCAGAAGAAGCGCCGTACAGTCCTGAAGGCTTCGAAGGGTTACCGTGGCCAGCGGTCGCGGCTGTACCGCAAGGCCAAGGAGCAGCAGCTC is a window from the Mycobacterium sp. SVM_VP21 genome containing:
- the uvrA gene encoding excinuclease ABC subunit UvrA, with the protein product MADRLIVKGAREHNLRSVDLDLPRDALIVFTGLSGSGKSSLAFDTIFAEGQRRYVESLSAYARQFLGQMDKPDVDFIEGLSPAVSIDQKSTNRNPRSTVGTITEVYDYLRLLYARAGAPHCPVCGERIARQTPQQIVDQVLAMDEGLRFQVLAPVVRTRKGEFADLFEKLNTQGYSRVRVDGVVHSLTDPPKLKKQEKHDIEVVVDRLTVKESAKQRLTDSVETALGLADGIVVLEFVDRDDDHPHREQRFSEKLACPNGHALSVDDLEPRSFSFNSPYGACPECVGLGIRKEVDADLVVPDPDRTLAEGAVVPWSMGPTSEYFTRMMASLGEAMGFDVDTPWRKLPAKARKAILEGSDEQVHVRYRNRYGRTRSYYTDFEGVMAFLQRKMEQTESEQMKERYAGFMRDVPCPECAGTRLKPEILAVTLAAGDYGSKSIAQVSELSIADCSDFLNALTLGPREQAIAGQVLKEIQSRLSFLLDVGLEYLTLSRAAGTLSGGEAQRIRLATQIGSGLVGVLYVLDEPSIGLHQRDNRRLIETLVRLRDLGNTLIVVEHDLDTIAHADWIVDIGPAAGEHGGKIVHSGPYAELLANPDSITGGYLSGAKTIAVPQIRRTVDPKRQLGVVGAREHNLAGVDVAFPLGVLTAVTGVSGSGKSTLVNDILATVLANKLNGARLVPGRHTRITGLDHLDKLVRVDQSPIGRTPRSNPATYTGVFDKIRTLFAATTEAKVRGYQPGRFSFNVKGGRCEACTGDGTIKIEMNFLPDVYVPCEVCHGARYNRETLEVHYKGKTIAEVLDMSIEEAADFFEPITGIHRYLRTLVDVGLGYVRLGQPAPTLSGGEAQRVKLASELQKRSTGRTVYILDEPTTGLHFEDIAKLLGVINGLVDKGNTVIVIEHNLDVIKTADWIVDMGPEGGAGGGTVVATGTPEDVVGVPESYTGKFLAEILGAPAKPAKAVKRRRKASA
- a CDS encoding TetR/AcrR family transcriptional regulator, with translation MATNRSTPPIADMADARRAMYQQQIVAAAEYEFSRTGFADARVSDIAKTAGVSLATVYKHFGGKDEIWDVLNAARMQAFVAAVRVRTDEIDSPLEAILVGARAEVEFFAAHPHFLQLHINEGLSWASASAELGRGGQRAAWRTGMDMITRAAEIAVEAGQIAHLPPRIAAALVISALQIWLTDWVSAGKTEPIEAVADAVVRHLRVSLGAEPA
- a CDS encoding winged helix DNA-binding domain-containing protein yields the protein MRSFTIAERRNRLARRHFLAPDTTDEPIDRIAATLVGLHATDPATPYLSLWARRSGFAVADLNDALYEKRSLVKHLAMRRTLWVFDPADLPAVQAAASDRVADTERRKLIADVAKAGVADDGEKWLTQAAAAVLRHLDENGPASSIALRAALPELAGTYDPAPGKSYGGQTHLAPRALTVLGAQGHIVRGPNDGGWTSSRPQWTTATRWLGALGAPMTAEPAQTQLIRTWLRAFGPATAEDIKWWFGTTKTVVRKALSEIGAVDVDLHGTPGYALDDDLEPEPDAEPWGALLPGLDVTTMGWYQRDWYLGEHRGQLFDNNGNAGPTVWWDGRIVGGWYQNAAAEVQLQLLEDPGPQARSVLAKRAQELTEWLDGVRVPPRFPSPLVKAAQR
- a CDS encoding alpha/beta hydrolase-fold protein — encoded protein: MHGWIPVTVQAAAVLSLVLAVGWRSRRWLWRLPLIGVLGLAGAGCAYWFVTDDGLSGQPPPLTLWVWVALTGAAAALLILGWRGAAWWRRGVALLAVPLCLVSAALTLNAWVGYFPTVQSAWDDLTSGPLPDQSDMAAVDAIAGSGTLPARGRVLQVTIPADASHFKHRGELVYLPPAWFAQNPPPALPVVMMIGGEFNTPADWLRSGGAINAADDFAAAHHGNAPVLVFVDSGGSFNNDTECVNGPRGNAADYLTEDVAPYMISHFGVSPEPSQWGLVGWSMGGTCAVDLTAMHPDKFSAFVDIAGDLSPNAGTRSQTIHRLFGGSADAWAAFDPSTVIAKHGRYSGVSGWFAVDGSAAANDIGGQLAAARSLCSLGQANGIDCAVVIEPGQHDWPFAGRAFTHALPWLAARLSTPGVAPVAFPSM
- the lysX gene encoding bifunctional lysylphosphatidylglycerol synthetase/lysine--tRNA ligase LysX, with amino-acid sequence MTLTVPPVPRSRSRSNTRFHWVPSAAAWAVGIAATLSLLASMSPVIRWAIREPREFIDRYLFNFPDTSLAWAFVLALLAAALSAHKRIAWWLLIANLVVAGGWNVSRLVSDTSDRFQVISGLAGLVLHVVAIVVLVAARGEFWAKVRRGALLKSAATLVASWTVAILLCWGLIELFPGTVTRPLRLPYVVNRVVGFGLLEPDFFPGKPDLGLRALCGLLGALALIAAAIVLFLSQRADNALTGEDESAIRGLLEQYGQNDSLGYFATRRDKSVVFAPNGRAAVTYRVEVGVCLASGDPVGDPRAWPQAIGTWLRICKVYGWAPGVMGASHAGAQAYRDAGLSALELGDEAILRPSEFKLSGPDMRGVRQAVTRARRSGLTVRMRRHGEIGADEMARVIEHADAWRDTESERGFSMALGRLGDPADADCLLVEAVRGDPRTGEVVAMLSLVPWGHNGVSLDLMRRSPQSPNGTIELMVSELALQATTIGVSRISLNFAMFRAAFEQGAQLGAGPVLRLWRRLLMFFSRWWQLETLYRSNMKYRPEWVPRYACYEDARLIPRVGVASVIAEGFLVLPFSRRNEQHTGHHSAVPPTVAASGRLHSDGTAPDTIDGGAAREFIEPAETLPRLPEQVRVRMAKLKSLQDSGVDAYPVGVAPSHSVTQALASDTAETVSVAGRVLRMRDYGGVLFAQLRDWSGEVQLLLDDSVLAQADGDARAADFSAGVDLGDLVEATGRMGRSRNGTPSLLVARWRLVGKCLRPLPDKWKGLTDPEARVRARYVDLAINTEARELISARSNVLRSIRDTLFAKGFLEVETPILQQLHGGANARPFVTHINAYDLDLYLRIAPELYLKRLCVGGVERVFELGRAFRNEGVDYSHNPEFTLLEAYQAHGDYLAWIDGARELIQNAAVAANGAPVVMRPGADDKLEAVDISGQWPVRTVHDAVSDALGEQIDAGTDLATLRRLCDGAGVHYLRQWDAGAVVLELYEHLVEARTEQPTFYTDFPTSVSPLTRPHRSKPGVAERWDLVAWGVELGTAYSELTDPVEQRRRLLQQSLLAAGGDPEAMELDEDFLQAMEYAMPPTGGLGMGVDRVVMLITGHSIRDTLPFPLAKPR